Proteins found in one Thermopolyspora flexuosa genomic segment:
- a CDS encoding penicillin-binding transpeptidase domain-containing protein, with amino-acid sequence MGVPRLAGLIAMVVAVVAVGVYGVVVALRPAETRSVAASPAAPEDEAEPEPATESPEEPDAEPTPEVTQTQGPEDTAARYLDAWQARDNLAMLALVADPPTDFIARHERFDAELRVLSISLTAGELRRQGEDAAELPFTGVREVAGLGRPWEFSSVLRLALRDGEWKVLWSPETMHPSLKDGGSLRLREKRVARPATLTMEGRPFPRNSRAGDYFTGLDGTAVEIAIEEVPSGRVLVRSPETGPEGRRTTISLRVQRAAARALDGVAEPAAIVAVDVETRQVRAVADTLGGKQAFIGLFPPGSTFKVVTAAALLRGGLTPQSPVPCPGSYTIPGGRGFTNADPADRGTVPLTRAFALSCNTTFVQQTYERLRDGGLRSEAADRFGFREKPGLSYCRIRPHQSNDELGADAIGQNSVQASPLCMAEVAAAVADGVWKPAIMSAEPSADAPPPVPLGEDVAAGLRTMMAAVVSEGTAASAGLPAGTAGKTGTAEVAGQRPHAWFIGYRGSLAFAVFVRNAGAGGQAAAPLAARFLAAL; translated from the coding sequence ATGGGCGTTCCACGGCTCGCGGGGCTGATCGCAATGGTGGTCGCGGTCGTCGCGGTCGGTGTGTACGGGGTGGTGGTCGCCCTGCGGCCCGCCGAGACGCGTTCGGTGGCGGCGAGCCCGGCCGCGCCCGAGGACGAGGCCGAGCCGGAGCCCGCGACCGAGTCACCGGAGGAGCCGGATGCCGAGCCCACGCCGGAGGTGACGCAGACCCAAGGGCCCGAGGACACGGCGGCGCGGTACCTCGACGCCTGGCAGGCACGGGACAACCTCGCGATGCTCGCGTTGGTCGCCGATCCGCCGACCGACTTCATCGCGCGCCACGAGCGGTTCGACGCCGAGCTGCGGGTCTTGTCGATCTCGCTCACCGCCGGGGAGCTGCGCCGCCAGGGGGAGGATGCGGCGGAGCTGCCGTTCACCGGGGTACGGGAGGTGGCCGGGCTGGGCCGCCCCTGGGAGTTCTCCTCGGTGCTGCGGCTGGCGCTGCGCGACGGCGAGTGGAAGGTGCTCTGGTCGCCGGAGACGATGCACCCCTCGCTGAAGGACGGCGGAAGCCTGCGCCTCAGGGAGAAGCGGGTGGCCCGGCCGGCCACGCTCACCATGGAGGGCAGGCCGTTCCCTCGGAACAGCAGGGCGGGGGACTACTTCACCGGGCTGGACGGCACGGCCGTCGAGATCGCGATCGAGGAGGTGCCCTCCGGCCGCGTGCTCGTCCGGTCCCCGGAGACCGGCCCGGAGGGGCGGAGGACCACGATCTCGCTGCGGGTGCAGCGGGCCGCGGCGCGGGCGCTCGACGGTGTGGCCGAGCCCGCCGCGATCGTGGCCGTCGACGTCGAGACCCGGCAGGTACGCGCGGTGGCCGACACGCTCGGCGGCAAACAGGCGTTCATCGGGCTGTTCCCGCCCGGGTCGACGTTCAAGGTGGTGACCGCGGCGGCGCTGCTGCGCGGCGGGCTCACCCCGCAGTCCCCGGTGCCGTGCCCCGGCTCGTACACCATCCCCGGCGGCCGCGGCTTCACCAACGCGGACCCCGCCGATCGCGGGACGGTCCCCCTGACCAGGGCGTTCGCGCTGTCCTGCAACACCACGTTCGTCCAGCAGACGTACGAGCGGCTGCGAGACGGCGGGCTGCGCAGCGAGGCGGCGGACCGGTTCGGGTTCCGGGAGAAGCCGGGGCTGAGTTATTGCCGGATCCGCCCGCACCAGAGCAACGACGAGCTCGGGGCCGACGCGATCGGGCAGAACTCGGTGCAGGCGAGCCCGCTGTGCATGGCGGAGGTCGCCGCGGCGGTGGCCGACGGCGTGTGGAAACCGGCGATCATGAGCGCGGAGCCGTCCGCGGACGCGCCACCGCCGGTGCCGCTCGGCGAGGACGTGGCCGCGGGCCTGCGCACCATGATGGCGGCCGTGGTGTCCGAGGGTACGGCCGCGTCCGCCGGTCTTCCGGCCGGTACGGCGGGCAAGACCGGCACCGCCGAGGTGGCGGGGCAGCGGCCGCACGCCTGGTTCATCGGTTACCGGGGTTCGCTCGCCTTCGCGGTCTTCGTCCGCAACGCGGGAGCGGGTGGCCAGGCGGCGGCACCGCTCGCCGCGAGATTCCTCGCGGCGCTGTGA
- a CDS encoding tetratricopeptide repeat protein translates to MSTAPTTVDLALALLREGRLVDAEQLLQRELHATEQRYGPGSPQWAAAHCDLGNLLYGTGQADRAVEHYRAACSIPVPPDPEAHKALITYRLNLATALAATGNLAEAEHELRHNLQERLSFYGREHPGYAFGMEQLAEVLLTRGDLTGAREAIEETVANFWNNGHERVATALALRARIIQVSGAQEPLFQGLEQLPEEIINRTAWAVLRGTGDHPDQDKVILTQLAEALETHLGPDHETTLAVLSQLANTSHHAGDEPGRVATIQRILASHLRHGRTEEAIHALQGLAMAQSDAGDLPASLATYAQAHAHALSLNRPDLTAQVLRNWGIALSMSGHTTEAEQRLREAVAFAETGHDPELLGRTRIALGLFLQHHGRLAEAREIVEAGLTTLDPAHPDAVMGRGHLTAILENHSCGCGNTRDALAEAFRDFVLARLPQDLLSDLDVTIKDDNISVHVALNREPTPAELEHLNNLLRSATAEFRHRLHTPG, encoded by the coding sequence ATGTCGACGGCACCCACAACGGTTGACCTTGCCCTCGCCCTGCTGCGTGAAGGCCGACTGGTCGACGCGGAACAGCTCCTGCAGCGGGAACTGCACGCCACCGAGCAGCGGTACGGCCCCGGCAGCCCGCAGTGGGCGGCGGCCCACTGTGACCTCGGCAACCTGCTGTACGGCACGGGCCAGGCCGACCGCGCCGTGGAGCACTATCGTGCCGCCTGCTCCATACCGGTCCCGCCGGACCCGGAGGCGCACAAGGCACTCATCACCTACCGCCTCAACCTGGCCACCGCGCTGGCCGCGACCGGAAACCTCGCCGAGGCCGAACACGAACTGCGCCACAACCTGCAGGAACGCCTCTCGTTCTACGGCCGCGAGCACCCCGGCTACGCCTTCGGCATGGAGCAACTCGCCGAGGTACTGCTCACCCGCGGCGACCTCACCGGCGCCCGCGAGGCCATCGAGGAAACCGTCGCCAACTTCTGGAACAACGGCCACGAGCGAGTCGCCACCGCGCTGGCGTTGCGAGCCCGGATCATCCAGGTCTCGGGCGCCCAGGAACCCCTCTTCCAGGGCCTGGAGCAACTACCGGAAGAGATCATCAACCGCACGGCGTGGGCCGTCCTCAGGGGAACCGGTGATCACCCCGACCAGGACAAGGTCATCCTCACCCAGCTCGCCGAGGCCCTGGAAACCCACCTCGGCCCCGACCACGAGACAACGCTCGCCGTACTGTCCCAGCTCGCCAACACCAGCCACCACGCCGGCGACGAGCCCGGCCGTGTCGCAACGATCCAGCGCATCCTCGCCTCCCACCTGCGCCATGGGAGAACCGAGGAGGCGATCCATGCCCTACAGGGCCTGGCAATGGCCCAGAGCGACGCCGGCGACCTCCCCGCCTCCCTGGCCACCTACGCCCAGGCCCACGCCCACGCGCTATCCCTCAACCGCCCCGACCTGACCGCCCAGGTACTGCGCAACTGGGGCATCGCCCTCTCGATGTCCGGCCACACGACCGAAGCCGAACAACGTCTCCGCGAGGCCGTCGCCTTCGCCGAAACCGGCCACGACCCGGAACTCCTCGGCCGTACCCGCATCGCCCTGGGCCTTTTCCTCCAGCACCACGGGCGCTTGGCCGAGGCTCGCGAGATCGTCGAAGCCGGCCTCACCACCCTCGACCCCGCCCACCCGGACGCCGTCATGGGCCGCGGCCACCTCACCGCCATCCTCGAAAATCACTCCTGCGGCTGCGGCAACACCCGCGACGCCCTGGCCGAAGCGTTCCGCGATTTCGTCCTGGCCCGCCTCCCTCAGGACCTCCTCTCCGACCTCGACGTCACCATCAAGGACGACAACATCTCCGTCCACGTCGCCCTCAACCGCGAACCCACCCCCGCCGAACTGGAGCACCTCAACAACCTGCTCCGATCCGCCACCGCCGAATTCCGCCACCGTCTGCACACACCCGGATAA
- a CDS encoding MalY/PatB family protein — protein sequence MTTARFDAITIEELRARGGIKWSRYPGKIGAFIAEMDFDVAPPITRALHEGVDEGAFGYLPPPLVDDMARACAEWYRTRYGWDVPAARIRPMADVIAAFTATIRFFTRPGSPIILPTPAYMPFLTEPAALGREVIQVPMRDTPEGPRYDLDALDRAFAAGGHLLVLCNPHNPIGRVLTRDEMLEISEVVARHDGRVFADEIHAPLVYPGHRHVPYASLSEVTAAHTITATSASKAWNLPGLKCAQMIFSNEADLETWFQVSGYTEYGTSNLGLVANTAAYAAGGPWLDEVIGYLDGNRRHLAELLAEHLPQVRYTPPEGTYLAWLDCRELDLDGSPADFFADRADVVLTDGAACGEAGVGFVRFNFATPRPIMRLAVERMAKALSER from the coding sequence ATGACGACGGCACGGTTCGACGCGATCACCATCGAGGAGCTTCGGGCGCGCGGCGGCATCAAGTGGTCGCGTTACCCCGGGAAGATCGGGGCGTTCATCGCCGAGATGGACTTCGACGTGGCTCCCCCGATCACCCGGGCGCTGCACGAGGGGGTGGACGAGGGCGCGTTCGGCTACCTGCCCCCGCCGCTCGTCGACGACATGGCCCGGGCGTGCGCGGAGTGGTACCGCACCCGGTACGGCTGGGACGTGCCCGCCGCCCGTATCCGCCCGATGGCGGACGTGATCGCCGCGTTCACCGCGACGATCCGGTTCTTCACCCGGCCCGGCTCGCCGATCATCCTGCCGACCCCGGCGTACATGCCGTTCCTCACCGAGCCCGCCGCCCTCGGCCGCGAGGTCATCCAGGTGCCGATGCGCGACACCCCCGAGGGCCCGCGCTACGACCTCGACGCCCTCGACCGGGCGTTCGCGGCGGGCGGGCACCTGCTCGTGCTGTGCAACCCGCACAACCCCATCGGCCGGGTGCTCACCCGCGACGAGATGCTCGAGATCAGCGAGGTGGTGGCGCGGCACGACGGCCGCGTGTTCGCCGACGAGATCCACGCGCCGCTCGTCTACCCCGGCCACCGGCACGTGCCGTACGCGTCGCTGTCCGAGGTCACCGCCGCGCACACGATCACCGCCACCTCGGCGTCGAAGGCGTGGAACCTGCCCGGCCTCAAGTGCGCCCAGATGATCTTCTCCAACGAGGCGGACCTGGAGACCTGGTTCCAGGTGAGCGGGTACACCGAGTACGGCACGTCCAACCTGGGGCTCGTCGCCAACACGGCGGCGTACGCCGCAGGTGGGCCGTGGCTGGACGAGGTGATCGGCTACCTCGACGGCAACCGGCGGCACCTGGCCGAGCTGCTCGCCGAGCATCTCCCCCAGGTCCGGTACACCCCGCCGGAGGGCACCTATCTCGCCTGGCTCGACTGCCGCGAGCTCGACCTCGACGGGTCGCCCGCGGACTTCTTCGCCGACCGGGCCGACGTGGTGCTCACCGACGGCGCGGCGTGCGGCGAGGCGGGCGTCGGGTTCGTCCGGTTCAACTTCGCCACGCCCCGGCCGATCATGCGGCTCGCCGTCGAGCGCATGGCGAAGGCGCTCAGCGAGCGCTGA